The Bos indicus x Bos taurus breed Angus x Brahman F1 hybrid chromosome 3, Bos_hybrid_MaternalHap_v2.0, whole genome shotgun sequence genome segment gcaaatagatggagaaaccatggaaacagtgacagactttattttggggggctccaaaatcactgcagatggtgactgcagccatgaaattaaaagacgcttactccttggaaggaaagttatgaccaactagacattgtattaaaaagaagagacattactttgccaacaaaggtccgtctagtcaaggctatggttttttcagtagtagtatatggatgtgagagttggactataaagaaagctgagcgccaaagaattaactcattttaactgtggtgttggagaaggctcttgagagtcccttggactgcaaggagatccaaccagtccatcctaaaggagatcagtcctgaatattcactggaaggactgatgctgaagctgaaactccaatacctttggccacctgatgcgaagaactgactccttggaaaagaccttgatgctgggaaagactgaaggcaggaggagaaggggacaacagagtataagatggttggatggcatcaccaacttgatggacatgagtttgagcaagctgatgagttggtgatggataaggaagcctggcatgctgcagtccatggggtcacaaaaagtttgacacgactgagtaactgaactgagctgacaggAAATCACTAGGGGAATCAGAAGTGCTTCCTAAACCTTTTttctcctgaaagtgaaagtgttagtcactcacgtcatttctgatgctttgcaaccccatggactatagcctgccaggctcctctgtccaagggattctccaggcaagaatactggagtggatagccactcccttctccagcagatgttcccaacccagggaccaaacctgggtctcctacattacaggcagattctttacagtctgaggcAACAGGGAAGCCTCTGGCACCCTTCAAAGTACACAGGCTACTTTTCTCTGTGACTTGGGTGGAGCTCCACCCTGTTTCCGTGCCCACTTTTGCTCCTAGCCAATTGCCTGTCCAGGAATGACAGTGATAGGTGAACACAAATAGTGTGGAAGACAGCTAAGGTTTTGGCTTCCCCTTACTAAAGTCCTGACTGCTGATACTGCAGAGATGAGCCTGAGAGCCGTAAGAATAACCAGGGGAAGAGCAGTTCTGTTCCACTGCAGGTTGTACTTAGTTTAACCCATCTGAACCTGAAATACAAGCCATGATGGTGACTTCCAGTTTTCTAGGGGAATACTACATCACCTTCAGCATTCCCAAGAATTCCACCACAAATATATGGAAcagattaaaaaatgatttactgCTTTCTGCTGACGGTCAGCCATTGGTAGGGATCTCCTCTCTCCTTGCTTCCCCAATTCCATTTTTGAATTTTCAGTGGCAGCACATTGGATAAGCTCTCTCAGGGTCACTCATGGTCTACTTCCAACCTATCTTTCTACCTTTAATCTCCCCTACCCCAAACCTTACTCAGTCAACTTAACCTGCATTCTGCTTGTGGAACAGATCATGTGCTTTTCTACCTACCATTCTACTCATGTGTAGAGAATATCTGCCTACCGTCCTCTCTATCTATCCAGATAATCTCCACACTTCAAGAAACAACTTAAATGcaacattttcaaataaactttttttgcTCTCTTTTGCAGTTGCATTGTCTACCTATTATCTCTCATTTCTTTAGCTAAATTGTAAAGAGCCAAAACTCGGTCTGCATCTTATGCCTCTGCATAGCCCATACATTAGCTTGGTACTGAAATGGGCGAATCATTCAATCATTCACCAAGCAATAACTACTGTATCCCAGATGCTGGGAATGTAAAGGAGTGGTAGATGACCTCAGGTCTCAGGGAGCTCACTGTCCTCTCCTCTCTAGGCAGCTGTGAGCCTGGCAGACCGAGGCATAAATCAAAAATCTTATTACAAGATTATTCTCACATCTGACTGACTCCTCCAACTTCCATCCCTAACTCCTGACGCTGAATGGACCATGATTAACTACAGGTGCCTTCACTAAGACCTGGGGCTCCATGTCCCTACCTGCTTTCTTTACTCACCTGCAGCCTTGTCCAAGACACAGTAGTCTGGGGAGTTGTCAAAGTAGACCAGGTCAGTCCGGGTAGCACGGCGATAGCCTTGGCGAGCTGCCGTGAAGTTTGCGCCATCCTGGGTGGCCGTTACTTGCACAGCCCCGTCATAGCGCCGCCGCAGGTAATCACCTGTGCGGCGGAAATCTGAGAGTGCACGCCAGCAGGTGCGCAGAGTACAGGAGCCACTCACGCCATGGCACTTACACTCCAGCTTCAGAAACCGCCGCACAGCCTGGAAGGTGGGGGCGCAGTGAAGGGAAAAGCAGTCAGGAAACTTTGGGGTCATCCCTAGGACTAAAAGCATGAGTGCCCTGAGGTCTGCTGGCCCTGGTTGGCTGGTGCAGCCATTGGTTCTTCTGTTCTCTCCCCAGTCAGATCGCACCCATTCTTCCTGACCAGATTCTTCCAGGAAACCTTCCTAGACCAacagtgcttttattttcatgaaagccCATTTGAACGTTCAAGCCCCAGGATTCTGTTCATAGCTATGGCACATCctctatttttcttatatttcagaGTTCAAGGTCCAATGCCTTCTGCTTTTGTGGCATGTCATTTTCCAGCACAGTGCTAGGCATATAGGTGGTGCCCAAAGGCCAGAGCACTGACTGGAATAAGCTCTAATCCTCCTCAGACTTCAGGAggtgattcttttctttctttaaaagttatttcccttctttcctccaccTTTCCTTAATTCCCACCTATGTGAAGACTTGATGCTCCAGGTTGAACCTTGGCATTCCCTAAGGTCCCCAGCATTTACTGCTCCTCTTCCAAGGGTTGGGGCTTTTGGAGGTAATCCAGAAGCCTTCAGCCCTTCTACCTTCACATTCACTCCATGATCATAGGTACTGGCCACCCCCAGCAAATACGAATGTACATGCACAGACGTGAGTACTGACCGTGCGACCACAGCGATTGTTATGTAAGTTCATGAGAGCCCGGGCATCCTTAAGCCTCTTCTCCTTGGCATCCACGAAGGCTTTGGCAAAGCGAACACCATAGTGTATGTTGTCACTGCAGCCACCCCAGTCAAAGTCCCCACGTTGGTCATGGTGTCGGCCACGGGTATAGGGGTCACAACTGCACACACTCAGTTCACCCTGGCTACAGGCACGAGTGATAGCATGGACCACCCCTGCTGATGAGATGGCGTATACAAATGCTGCCTCCCGGCTAcctagagagagaaaaggagaagtgTGTTTCAGCAAAGAGGCCCACGTCTGTCTCCTTCTTCAGCCCACACAACCTCCAACTCTAAaacctcttttcctcttctttcccagGGAAACCCCTATACTTCCTTTATTCAGAGTACCCTTCCCTTCCGAGAATGTTCCCCAGAGTGTCTACTCCCTTCCCCTCAGCCCTCACAACTCTCTATCTACTTCTTTGTACATCTGACCTCTTGGGCTGACCTGTACTCCTGCTTCCTTCCAAACTCCCTGGGTCCAGCCATTGAAAACTTTCACAGTGAATCATTGCCTCCCACTGAGTGCCAACCCCTGCTTAGCAAAGTCAGCCTCAGTCCACATTCCAGGCCTTTTCAGGCCCACTCTGCTGGACAGTTCCCCTACAATGGagcccccagcccaggggtcaTCCTATTTGAAGAGAGAGGCTACTTTCTCCAGCcagctttcttccttccctctcttggGGACTGATGAATCATCACTCTTGTCCCTCTGACACCTCCAGATTCTCATCTCATTCCCTTTCTCTCCTAGTTTACTGTTTAGCTCTGCTTAGCTCTTTTGCTGAGCCAAGTCCAAGCCGCTGACTTCCCAAATATTTACATATCACCTTTCTGTTTATCTCTTGCTCCCATTACTATAATGTTGGGAGTGTTGGGCTGAGGGCAGTGATGGTGTTGGTAAGAACAGAGCAGCCATTTCCAGTCCTCAGTCTTACAGATCATGGATGGAAGTCTGAAGGCTAGGGgattggggaaggaaggaaaaggtggATGGAGGATGGAGGTACCAGAGAATGCTGTTGCTCTGACCCGTCATCCTGGAACCCTGGGATTTAGAAGGGCCACTGACTACATATCAAAGGTACTAAGGGTCTGTTTCCAACTGTATGCTGGGCTCTGCCCACAGTTTTTACCCTTAATCATGAGGCAGAATGTAGGAAAGAGGCACTCCACCCACTACCCACTCACCACCCCAACCAAGCACAGAAAGAGAAGGAACTGGAAGAAGCCCCTACTTCTGAGCATGACACGGCCAAAGACAGTGTGGTCCCGGTCCAGGGTGGTGCAGTTCCAGCGATGATGGCGGAACTGGTGCTGACACTCTCGGATCCACTCTCGGGCACCCTCACCCACGGAGCGCATGATGTCTGGGTAACGCTGGCACAGCTGCCGCTGCCGGCTCACCAGCCCAGGGATATTGTCACAGATCACACGGGCCCCTAGTGCCCCGATGTACCTGCAAGGTGGAGAGGGCCCTGTCAGAGCATCTGGCTTTATTCTGCAAtccagaggtggggggtggggtgagggggagtAAGGAGGGGAAAGGTTTGGCATTCAGACCTTTAGAgcttccttccccctcctccaacCCATATTTCCCAAGGCCTCAGGGAAGAACCAATCCCCACAAGCCTTCAAGAAATAATCTGTTTCAGAGAGAGTAATTGAGTGGTCTCCCACCATCACCAGTTCCCCAGCCAAAAACCAAAGGGACACACACTCCCAAAACACAGGCCAGGCGTGTGTCACATACACAGAAGCTATGGGCATGTCACACAAACCCCATTGCCTGTTTATCTAATCAACGTTAAGAGCCTCAtggaaaaataacagaattagtATCTGAGACAGCATTATTACACCCACATGTCAGAGGCATGTCCTACATAACTGGTTCATAAAGCATGGTTTGGGGGAAgaaggatggaggtggggaggggtcagTGGGAAGACAGATAAGTGGCAGTTCTGAGTGATGTTTACAGCCCCAGTCAGACCCATATAGCTAAAAGTCCTCATTCCCAATGGTGAGGTGTGGGAAGGAAGAACCCCATGCCACTCTTCCCCATACCCTTTACTTCTATGTCCCATGACCTTTCTTAACTATAAGTCTTTCAAAATCATCCTTCCCAATTTATAGGGCATAATGTCCTGGATGAATCTGCATGGGCAGAGGGCTATTTGCAGTGGGAAACCAAAGGCCAAGATTAAGCAACAGAGTGACACTCCCCATATCCCAGACCCCAGTCTGCCTAGGTGAATAATTATAAGAAGATCAATTAGATTAGGAGAGCTACTAAAAGATATGTGGGTTGCTACAGTCATTCTTAATTTTCTCAAGGAAgtgttttttcttcattcaaaCACAGTTAGCCCTGGACTCCACCACAAGCCTCAGGAAGAACATTTCAGAGAGAAGGCAGGAGTTCATCATCACCTTTTCTCCCCCACAAGGCCATCAAATGAGATCTGACCCATACACTCATTTCCCACCCCCTTTCTCGGTTTCCAGCACCCAGCACCGCCCTTGATTTGCTGGGAATTCCTTATTCTCCTGTCCTAACACATCCAGGGATGCCTTCATGCCCCTTTTCTGCACAGGTGGGGGCCCTGGAGGGTTGTTGCTGCTACAGACAGAAAAGATTTGATTTGAGCTGTGAATGAGCCTGTGGTTTGGGAAAGGCCCCAGAATGGGCCTAGAAGTGGGtgaggagaagggagggcagccagaggggagagggaaaagcTGGACTGCCCTGGGCTCTGTGTCCTCTGCaacactcccccctccccctgcacTCGCAAACCCAGCCCTCACCCACAGACTGGATCACCACTGGTGACACCAACTCAAACAAACACAAGGAGGGCTGATGCTTGCCTCTTCTGGAACTCAGCAGGGCTGATGGGGCCCATCTGTCCCAGGGAGGGGTGAGAGGGCTGGTCCACCACTAGCAAATCCCATGGAATCAGCGTCCCCAGCACTGTCCATCAGGGCAACAGCTTCCaggaacaaacaaaataaacaccCTGGTCTGGGCCAGGCCGGAAAGGGCTGCCTGACGCACAGCCGGGAGTTACACCCACTGCCGCGGTGCTTTGTTTGGAGAATCAAGACCGTTGGAGTTGGAGCCTGTCCCTGTCtcaccaccattctgctttcccAGTTCAGCCCTGAGTACTGCTCTAGGCAatgggtgtttgtttttttaactgggGCTTGGGAAGAGGGGGGTTGGACGGGAATGAGAGACCAGTAATCCAGCCCTCATGAGACAGTCTGGAGTAGGGCAGGCCAAACTCTGGTAAAAAGTCCTTCCTGTGGTCTAACTGAACTCCATTCTGCTGCAGCCCACATTGGTCCTTCCTCGTTACATCCTCGATGAGCGTGGGAATATCTGCTCAGTATCTCCTATGGGAAGATAATTTCCTCTACTACACTCTTACTCCACCAAGTAGCTGCTTCGAGAACATGCAGACCAGGGCTTCCAATGGTCAACACCTTGTAATCAGTGTGGGGGCCTCCAGTAAAGCAGCGTGAGGTCCACCCACCCCATCTTCCTCTAAATTCAGCACGTGCCTACTAGATGCCgaccatgtgccaagcactaaGTTCAGCTGTTAGGGGCACAAAGATATTTAAGGCGTCTCCCAGCTGATGAGCCAGTAGAAATGCCCCCGACTCTAGCTCCGTTCCCCTTccagaagtttttacttttttctcagcTTCCTGCTCCAAAATGCTCTCTTTGCCTGCCTTTGACCAGTTCCTATCCCTTCCTTTGACAAAGTGACTACTCTACTCCAGctccttgctactcaaagtgtggttcccCAGAACAGCAGCATTAGCATCTCCTGGgaacctgttagaaatgcagtGCCTCAGGCCCCATTCCAGGCCTACTGAACTGACATTTTACCAACATCCCCAGGTGATTAGGACATGCTGCTCTTTGAAGGCAgggatttatatttgttttgttcacttcAGTATCTCCAGTACCTTGAACAATGTCTGGCACAAAACAGGTACTcaataactatttgttgaataaaacaaAACCTTGACTGCTCTGATTTATTCCCCAACTCCATACTCCTCCTGGCTAGCCATAAGCATCATTTCAATTACAGCTTTACTCCTTGTTGACACTGCAGATGTTTTAAGCTTGTATCTTTTTAATGAGGCCAGGGATCCTCTTTTTGTTTACTTCCTTGCTTTTACAGTCCTTAGTGTATGTACATGGTTTAGCCCAGCCCATATTGGACTTTGAACACAAGGATAAAACTATTATCCTCCCTGAATATCTTAAGACAGTATCATTTATATGATACTTGGCAGTTCACAAAACATTTTCTACACAAAAATCCTATGAGAGCGAGCTccactttacaggtgaagaaactgaggtctggGAGATGAACAATACTCAGCGCTGCCCATCAGGGCTAGTCAAGGGAGAACTGGGTGAACCACGGCCGACGGACTCCAAAGTCCAAGCTTATTTTCAGTTCCAAGCATAAGAGAGGCACACAGTGCTTAACCAGGCATAGACCGATCAGGCTCCAAAACTGGTATGAACTTGAATTTCTTCCTCTGCCCCTCCTATCCTTCAGTTTCTTCGTGTGTGAAACGGGGATCATATTATCTGTCTTGCTGTATTATTTTAGGAATTGAAGAAGATTGTGCTTATAGGCGTTTGGCCATGGTATCAGGAACTTAGGAAGGGATCATTAAATAGCAGTTGTTGATAACTAATGTTAATGTTGGGGAATtccccaggggtggggagggtgcaggttggggaactgagatcccagaaGCCTGGTGGCaaggcccccccaaaaaaacaccCAATAATATTAATGTCACGATACCACTTTGTTCCTCTTTCTGTAAACCACAGTCCTGAATACAGTCCTGCTCTTTTGATTCTTGACATCCAAGCCCCTGCAGAATACAGACTAGTACAGGCAGGCACATGCCAGGAGACCCCCAtttcttgttctgtttttcttggtTAGAAAAGACCATCCGTTTCCTCCTCCACTTAAAGATCAGAAGAGGAAGGGAGTGGTTGGAGAGTAAGGGGAAGGGCTGTAAGGAAGATCAGATTGTTAACTAGTGATACTGATGACATTCTGCTCCTGAGTGGAACATGGATACACACAGAGTCAACAGGCATCTATCTCTTCAGAGGGTTGTACAGAATATCAAtctagctgattttttttttcctaagggaaAGAGAGAATCACCTTGGGGGCCTGACCTGCCTTTGGAAAGCAGCTCTCTACTTTATCCCAGAAGTGATGACTACTGAGGCAGGCATCTGGGGCCTGCAGCTATGACCCCTATGAGGCAAGCAGACTGAAATCACCTCGCACTCACTGCCCATCCCTGTTGCTGCCTTCCTCCATTTCACAGGGACTGCTGAATCCCTCTGTATCACCCACTCAtctgcttccctccctccctagCTAGCTCTTTCACCCAGGAGTTTTTCCAAAATCTTTAATATGAACCACATGGGGGGAGAGTaatagagggagaaaggaaaagagagggtaGCTAAGGGGACAAAATGGGGGCTCGGAAGAGCCCCAGTTAGATCTTTAGGAGCTGCTTAACCAGGATGCTGAAATTACCAGGGTGACACTTCCTCACCTAAACAGCAAGTGGACCAAGG includes the following:
- the WNT2B gene encoding protein Wnt-2b encodes the protein MLRPGGAEEAAQLPPRRVSAPVPESAPRSTAPDGSRASARLSLACLLLLLLLLTLPARVDTSWWYIGALGARVICDNIPGLVSRQRQLCQRYPDIMRSVGEGAREWIRECQHQFRHHRWNCTTLDRDHTVFGRVMLRSSREAAFVYAISSAGVVHAITRACSQGELSVCSCDPYTRGRHHDQRGDFDWGGCSDNIHYGVRFAKAFVDAKEKRLKDARALMNLHNNRCGRTAVRRFLKLECKCHGVSGSCTLRTCWRALSDFRRTGDYLRRRYDGAVQVTATQDGANFTAARQGYRRATRTDLVYFDNSPDYCVLDKAAGSLGTAGRVCSKTSKGTDGCEIMCCGRGYDTTRVTRVTQCECKFHWCCAVRCKECRNTVDVHTCKAPKKAEWLDQT